In a genomic window of Procambarus clarkii isolate CNS0578487 chromosome 10, FALCON_Pclarkii_2.0, whole genome shotgun sequence:
- the LOC138363309 gene encoding DNA-directed RNA polymerase II subunit RPB1-like, with amino-acid sequence MRPLLLAAVLTPLLLTVMSLSWLASSLAGSLSHVGTPLYNVDTPVYNVGTPLYNVGTPVYNVDTPVYNVGTPLYNVGTPLYNVGSPVSNAGTPLSNVGTPLYNVGSPVSNAGSPLSNVGSPVSNGGSPVSNVGTPVYNVGSPVYNAGSPVSNVGTPVYNVGSPVSNAGSPVSNAGTPVSNAGSPVSNAGTPVSNAGSPVYNAGSPVSNVGTPVYNVGTPVYNVGSPVSNAGTPVSNAGTPVSNAGSPVYNAGSPVYKVGTPVYNADSPVYNAGSPVYNVGTPVYNADSPVYNAGSPVYNAGNPV; translated from the coding sequence ATGCGTCCTCTGCTGTTGGCGGCTGTGTTGACACCCTTGTTATTGACGGTAATGTCCCTATCATGGCTGGCTTCTTCTCTTgctggctctctctcccatgttgGTACTCCTCTTTATAATGTTGACACTCCTGTTTATAATGTTGGTACTCCTCTTTATAATGTTGGTACTCCTGTTTATAATGTTGACACTCCTGTTTATAATGTTGGTACTCCTCTTTATAATGTTGGCACTCCTCTTTATAATGTTGGTAGTCCTGTTTCCAATGCTGGTACTCCTCTTTCTAATGTTGGCACTCCTCTTTATAATGTTGGTAGTCCTGTTTCTAATGCTGGTAGTCCTCTTTCTAATGTTGGTAGTCCTGTTTCTAATGGTGGTAGTCCTGTTTCTAATGTTGGTACTCCTGTTTATAATGTTGGTAGTCCTGTTTATAATGCTGGTAGTCCTGTTTCTAATGTTGGTACTCCTGTTTATAATGTTGGTAGTCCTGTTTCTAATGCTGGTAGTCCTGTTTCTAATGCTGGCACTCCTGTTTCTAATGCTGGTAGTCCTGTTTCTAATGCTGGTACTCCTGTTTCTAATGCTGGTAGTCCTGTTTATAATGCTGGTAGTCCTGTTTCTAATGTTGGTACTCCTGTTTATAATGTTGGTACTCCTGTTTATAATGTTGGTAGTCCTGTTTCTAATGCTGGTACTCCTGTTTCTAATGCTGGTACTCCTGTTTCTAATGCTGGTAGTCCTGTTTATAATGCTGGTAGTCCTGTTTATAAAGTTGGTACTCCTGTTTATAATGCTGATAGTCCTGTTTATAATGCTGGCAGTCCTGTTTATAATGTTGGTACTCCTGTTTATAATGCTGATAGTCCTGTTTATAATGCTGGTAGTCCTGTTTATAATGCTGGTAATCCTGTTTAA